In a single window of the Anaplasma platys genome:
- the recA gene encoding recombinase RecA, translating to MSKHEKKTTETKESAVDNAIAQIERAFGRGSIMRLKNSPLECVECVRTGSIALDAALGVGGLPRGRIIEIFGPESTGKTTLALHVIAESQRNGGTCAFIDAEHALDTLYARRLGVNVGDLIVAQPDTGEQALHIVEHLVNSGAVDVIVVDSVAALTPRAEIEGEMGDQHIGLQARLLSHALRKLTSVVSKANCVLIFINQIRVKIGVIYGNPEVTTGGSALKFYTSVRLDIRKISSIKEKDNIVGSLTRVKVVKNKVAPPFKQAEFDIMYSEGISKMGEILDMGVKFGFIEKSGAYYTMGSTKLGQGRENAKAFLKANPETAGSLEGMIRAHLDEIIRASDVFGVEATQEEKDIEEVF from the coding sequence GTGAGCAAACATGAAAAAAAAACAACTGAAACAAAAGAATCGGCAGTAGACAATGCTATTGCACAAATAGAACGCGCTTTTGGACGGGGTTCGATAATGCGACTGAAAAATAGCCCCTTGGAATGCGTAGAATGCGTTCGGACTGGCTCAATTGCTCTAGATGCTGCGTTGGGTGTGGGGGGGTTGCCCAGAGGAAGAATAATTGAGATATTTGGCCCTGAAAGTACGGGGAAAACAACACTGGCACTTCACGTAATAGCCGAATCACAACGTAATGGGGGTACGTGTGCTTTCATTGATGCAGAACATGCTCTGGATACTCTTTATGCGCGTCGGTTAGGCGTCAATGTAGGTGATTTAATCGTTGCACAACCAGACACAGGCGAACAGGCTCTTCATATCGTGGAACACCTGGTGAACTCAGGCGCTGTGGACGTAATTGTTGTGGACTCCGTGGCAGCATTAACACCACGCGCAGAGATAGAAGGCGAAATGGGAGACCAACACATCGGATTACAGGCACGCTTGCTAAGCCACGCGCTACGAAAACTGACCTCGGTAGTGTCGAAGGCAAACTGCGTGCTGATCTTTATAAACCAAATACGGGTGAAAATTGGTGTTATTTATGGAAATCCTGAAGTGACTACGGGGGGAAGCGCTCTCAAATTTTACACTTCAGTACGCTTGGATATTAGAAAAATTAGTAGCATAAAGGAAAAAGACAATATCGTTGGAAGTTTAACACGAGTAAAGGTGGTTAAAAATAAAGTAGCGCCTCCTTTTAAACAAGCTGAGTTTGACATAATGTACAGCGAAGGTATATCGAAAATGGGTGAAATTCTTGATATGGGAGTCAAATTCGGTTTCATTGAAAAGTCGGGTGCTTATTATACTATGGGCAGTACTAAATTGGGCCAGGGCCGCGAAAATGCAAAGGCTTTCTTAAAGGCAAATCCTGAAACTGCAGGTTCGTTAGAAGGAATGATTCGTGCGCACCTTGATGAGATAATACGTGCAAGCGATGTTTTCGGTGTTGAGGCCACGCAAGAAGAAAAGGACATCGAAGAAGTTTTTTGA
- the smpB gene encoding SsrA-binding protein SmpB has translation MKVISENRKVRFDYFVVSEYDAGVVLLGSEVKSLRQGKVSMGDSYVMESGMELWVHNLHISEYNRSNKKNHPPLRVRKLLLKKREIYKIAGVMKNAGMTVVPRLMFFNEKGIAKLRIAVVKGKKLYDKREAIKTREWNREKSRLLRDV, from the coding sequence ATGAAGGTCATTTCTGAGAATCGCAAGGTAAGGTTTGACTACTTCGTTGTAAGTGAATACGATGCAGGCGTGGTGCTGCTTGGTAGTGAGGTTAAATCCTTGCGTCAGGGCAAGGTTAGTATGGGTGATTCCTATGTTATGGAATCTGGCATGGAGTTGTGGGTTCATAATCTTCATATTTCAGAGTACAATAGATCAAATAAAAAGAACCATCCCCCATTGCGGGTTAGGAAGTTATTACTCAAAAAGCGTGAAATATACAAAATTGCTGGGGTAATGAAGAATGCAGGAATGACAGTTGTCCCGCGGTTAATGTTTTTTAACGAGAAGGGTATAGCTAAGCTAAGGATTGCGGTTGTGAAAGGGAAGAAACTATACGATAAGAGGGAAGCGATAAAGACTCGGGAATGGAATAGGGAAAAGAGTCGCCTACTTCGTGATGTGTAA
- the ribB gene encoding 3,4-dihydroxy-2-butanone-4-phosphate synthase, whose translation MGFEPSSASGVFSSIEDVVRDAAEGKVFILLDDEDRENEGDFVVLADRVTPEAVSMMVRHGSGIVCLALSQQLADRLQLELAPRRYVAAGSTAFTSSIDARYGITTGVSVQDRVKTILTAVSPGSKPDDLSTPGHVFPVIAHPGGVTERAGHTEAGVAVAKLAGAEHAAVICEMINADGTMSRLPEIMKFAAEHGVRVSTIKQLIGYLGGT comes from the coding sequence ATGGGTTTTGAGCCGTCATCGGCTTCGGGTGTCTTCTCTTCCATTGAGGATGTTGTTAGGGACGCTGCGGAGGGGAAGGTCTTTATATTGTTAGATGATGAGGATAGAGAAAACGAGGGGGATTTCGTCGTATTAGCGGACCGGGTTACACCAGAAGCCGTCAGTATGATGGTCAGACATGGTAGTGGTATCGTGTGTTTGGCTTTGTCTCAGCAATTAGCAGACAGGCTGCAGTTAGAACTTGCGCCAAGGCGCTATGTTGCTGCGGGAAGTACGGCGTTTACTTCTTCTATAGACGCAAGGTATGGAATAACTACTGGTGTTTCTGTGCAAGATAGGGTGAAGACGATTTTGACTGCCGTCTCTCCCGGAAGCAAGCCCGACGATTTGTCTACTCCTGGTCACGTTTTTCCAGTAATAGCTCATCCAGGTGGTGTAACAGAAAGAGCAGGACACACGGAGGCAGGTGTGGCTGTTGCAAAGTTAGCTGGGGCCGAACATGCTGCGGTTATTTGTGAGATGATCAATGCGGACGGTACGATGTCGCGTTTGCCGGAAATTATGAAGTTCGCTGCTGAACACGGAGTTAGGGTGTCTACTATAAAGCAGCTTATCGGGTATCTAGGAGGAACCTGA
- the greA gene encoding transcription elongation factor GreA, producing the protein MSDYVTTRFPITKRGYQQLESELEALKSERPKIIKSISDARELGDLSENAEYHAARERQGLVESKIMELESKKSRAEVIEVSELSGDSVMFGATVTVSVYDEQSDSSSVVKYQIVGEYEADVSKNMISIKSPLVLALLGKKEGDSVELKTPRGDYKVYQIMKIEFI; encoded by the coding sequence ATGAGTGACTATGTAACTACAAGGTTTCCTATTACAAAGAGGGGCTATCAACAACTTGAGTCTGAGCTGGAGGCTCTTAAAAGCGAGAGGCCAAAGATTATAAAGTCCATTTCAGATGCAAGGGAGTTGGGTGATCTCTCCGAAAATGCTGAGTACCATGCGGCTCGAGAGCGGCAGGGTCTTGTTGAAAGCAAGATCATGGAGTTGGAATCTAAAAAATCTAGAGCAGAGGTTATCGAAGTGTCTGAGCTTTCTGGCGATTCGGTGATGTTTGGTGCCACGGTTACTGTTTCAGTCTACGACGAGCAGAGCGACTCCTCCAGTGTTGTGAAATATCAGATTGTTGGGGAATATGAAGCTGATGTTTCGAAAAATATGATTTCCATAAAGTCACCGTTAGTTCTTGCGCTACTCGGGAAAAAAGAAGGCGATAGCGTGGAGCTCAAAACTCCTCGTGGGGACTACAAGGTGTATCAAATCATGAAAATAGAGTTTATTTAA
- the atpA gene encoding F0F1 ATP synthase subunit alpha, with translation MGGVSSGEVLKILKERIESFGNPVRASSVGEVLSVRDGIAVVYGLDGAGFGETVTFASGTKGVVSGLERDVASVVVFGEDREIKEGDSVTCAGELMKVPVGFSLLGRVVSPLGAPLDDKGEVSSGDGENPVEIRAPGIMARQPVNEPLQTGIKTIDMLIPIGRGQRELIIGDRKTGKTAIALDTIINQKRYNSKAAKKDRVYCIYVAIGQKNSSIARVVDKLREAGALDYTIVVATGASDAVPVQYLAPYAACAMGEFFRDNGMHCLIVYDDLSKHAVAYRQMSLLLRRPPGREAYPGDVFYIHSRLLERAAKMSDALGGGSLTALPIIETQAGDVSAYIPTNVISITDGQIFLESELFHQGFRPAVNVGLSVSRVGSAAQVKSVKKVAGSMKLSLAQYRELEDFARFGSDLDVNSQSMLERGRRLMELLKQGQYSPLSVEEQVVVILAGSDACVDRIAVGDMCRFEKGLLEKLRTDHVDLMACLSEDIADDIKSKLLEIIRGFAAGFGCR, from the coding sequence ATGGGTGGTGTATCTTCGGGTGAAGTGCTTAAGATTTTGAAAGAAAGAATCGAGAGCTTTGGCAATCCCGTGAGAGCTAGCAGCGTCGGCGAGGTCTTGTCGGTGAGGGATGGGATAGCCGTGGTTTACGGGCTCGATGGAGCTGGATTTGGTGAAACGGTTACCTTTGCTTCTGGTACTAAAGGTGTCGTCTCCGGGTTGGAGCGTGATGTGGCTAGTGTTGTCGTTTTTGGTGAAGACCGGGAGATCAAAGAAGGGGACTCTGTAACGTGTGCAGGGGAGCTAATGAAAGTTCCGGTGGGTTTTTCGCTGCTTGGGCGTGTGGTGAGCCCACTAGGTGCGCCGCTGGATGATAAAGGCGAGGTCTCGAGCGGTGACGGGGAAAATCCTGTAGAGATAAGGGCGCCTGGGATAATGGCGCGGCAACCAGTGAACGAGCCGTTGCAGACTGGTATAAAAACCATAGACATGCTAATCCCAATAGGCAGGGGGCAACGGGAGCTGATAATAGGAGACAGAAAAACAGGTAAGACGGCTATTGCTCTTGATACTATAATTAATCAGAAACGCTATAACAGCAAGGCTGCTAAGAAGGACAGGGTTTATTGCATATACGTGGCAATAGGGCAGAAGAATTCGTCTATTGCCCGGGTGGTTGACAAACTGCGTGAGGCGGGAGCTCTTGATTATACTATAGTTGTTGCTACTGGGGCTTCCGATGCGGTTCCTGTGCAATACCTGGCGCCTTATGCTGCCTGTGCTATGGGGGAATTTTTTCGTGACAATGGCATGCACTGTCTTATCGTCTATGACGATTTGTCCAAGCACGCGGTAGCGTATCGGCAAATGTCTTTGCTGCTGCGGCGGCCGCCCGGACGTGAGGCTTATCCTGGGGATGTGTTTTATATCCACTCGCGTCTTCTGGAAAGGGCTGCAAAGATGAGCGACGCGCTTGGTGGCGGATCACTTACTGCGCTTCCTATAATCGAAACGCAAGCTGGGGACGTTTCTGCTTATATTCCGACTAATGTGATCTCCATTACTGATGGTCAGATTTTCTTGGAGTCAGAGCTGTTTCATCAAGGATTCAGGCCGGCTGTGAACGTGGGTCTGTCGGTATCAAGGGTGGGTTCAGCAGCGCAGGTGAAGTCTGTTAAAAAAGTTGCAGGTTCGATGAAGTTATCTCTGGCTCAGTATAGGGAGTTGGAGGATTTTGCAAGGTTTGGTTCCGATCTTGATGTAAATTCGCAGTCTATGCTGGAGCGTGGTCGCAGACTTATGGAGCTTCTCAAGCAAGGTCAGTATTCTCCGTTGTCTGTTGAGGAGCAGGTGGTTGTTATCCTTGCGGGGTCAGATGCGTGCGTAGATCGTATTGCCGTGGGTGACATGTGTAGGTTCGAGAAGGGTTTGTTAGAGAAGTTACGTACAGATCACGTTGATCTAATGGCATGCTTGTCAGAAGACATTGCGGATGATATAAAAAGCAAGCTGTTAGAGATCATCAGAGGGTTTGCTGCTGGGTTTGGCTGTCGTTAG
- the atpH gene encoding ATP synthase F1 subunit delta: MSQRGCEHAVYGYARVLVDMVMDGSDGMPEEVRVLSEVFCEEGVREFFANPGVSLEAKVEVLERVKTACGFSDMLIRFACVVISDELFPVIGEIFDKFFVMLRKKRGMYNLEVVTAVPLSPREEKEILCMLQERYGTPELVAKRVDPEILGGFIAKGDSFVVDASYSGHLWSLHRICREAILNI; encoded by the coding sequence GTGAGTCAGCGGGGGTGTGAGCACGCCGTGTACGGGTACGCTCGTGTGCTAGTGGACATGGTCATGGACGGTTCTGACGGCATGCCGGAGGAGGTGAGGGTTTTATCTGAAGTGTTTTGCGAGGAGGGTGTACGGGAATTTTTTGCGAATCCAGGTGTCTCCCTTGAGGCCAAGGTTGAGGTGTTGGAGCGTGTTAAGACCGCCTGTGGGTTCAGCGATATGCTGATAAGGTTTGCTTGTGTGGTTATTTCCGATGAGCTTTTCCCGGTAATAGGCGAGATTTTCGACAAATTTTTCGTTATGCTCCGGAAAAAGCGCGGCATGTATAATCTAGAGGTGGTTACTGCTGTGCCGTTGTCCCCGCGAGAGGAGAAAGAGATATTGTGCATGTTGCAGGAGAGATATGGTACTCCTGAATTGGTGGCGAAGCGTGTTGATCCTGAGATTTTAGGTGGCTTTATCGCAAAGGGCGACTCCTTCGTGGTCGATGCTTCTTATTCAGGACATCTTTGGTCTCTGCACCGGATTTGTAGGGAAGCTATTTTAAATATCTAG
- a CDS encoding DUF1467 family protein encodes MILAEALLVFTITWWVALFVSLPIKIEMHAADECSVGCDSGAPKKTYLLVKVLIVTVGAALVTGLYCYFKHVGYVDRVFAMLFELAP; translated from the coding sequence ATGATTCTAGCGGAGGCCTTGTTGGTATTTACCATCACCTGGTGGGTTGCACTTTTTGTTTCCTTGCCTATCAAGATTGAAATGCATGCCGCGGATGAGTGCAGTGTAGGGTGTGACAGTGGGGCACCGAAAAAAACATACTTGTTGGTTAAGGTGCTTATTGTTACTGTTGGGGCGGCTTTAGTTACCGGTCTATATTGCTATTTCAAGCATGTGGGGTATGTCGATAGAGTGTTTGCAATGTTGTTCGAACTTGCCCCGTGA
- a CDS encoding lipoprotein-releasing ABC transporter permease subunit, translated as MGLEWLLARRYLSSKHGRFLCSLMSVLSILGISIGVATLISVMAVMNGFSAKLLDSILGMNGHVTVYCHRGENCQNSLAEIKATEGVVSAVPVVEGQALLKSKSAAIGAVVRGMEMSEIHRKLLEYMVSGNVTELQPGIILGSRLAESLNVNYGDEITVVSSVDARTILGSAPRTQKHKVTGIFNVGMYEYDSAFSYIPLPSAQVLFGYENSAKYIEVQLSDAEKSSAILAPIKEKTRMRVEDWKTQQGHYLYALQLERDAMFFILVLIIVVAAFNIISCVTLLVQEKIRSVAMLRTMGLSKFAVIRVFCISGMCIGVIGTAIGCCMGVLFSVNIERISDFLATFDKGAFFASIAYCLEGISTEMIFLDVIKAAALALGVTLVSTLPPAIMAARKHPVDILKYE; from the coding sequence ATGGGTCTTGAGTGGCTGCTTGCGCGTAGGTACCTAAGTTCAAAGCATGGCAGATTTTTGTGTTCACTAATGAGTGTTCTTTCTATTCTGGGCATTTCTATCGGCGTCGCGACACTTATTTCCGTCATGGCCGTGATGAACGGTTTTTCGGCAAAATTGCTCGACAGTATTCTTGGGATGAATGGGCATGTTACTGTGTACTGTCACAGGGGGGAGAATTGTCAAAATTCTCTTGCAGAGATCAAAGCGACAGAAGGTGTTGTTTCCGCTGTTCCTGTGGTGGAAGGGCAAGCATTACTGAAATCAAAGTCGGCGGCTATAGGTGCAGTAGTGCGGGGAATGGAAATGTCTGAGATTCATAGGAAGTTGTTGGAATATATGGTGAGTGGCAATGTTACAGAGCTGCAACCAGGTATAATTTTGGGATCGCGCCTTGCAGAAAGTTTGAACGTGAACTACGGGGATGAGATCACTGTAGTATCATCAGTTGATGCGCGCACTATACTAGGGTCTGCGCCGAGGACGCAGAAGCATAAGGTTACTGGGATTTTCAACGTTGGAATGTACGAATACGATAGCGCATTTTCGTATATTCCGCTGCCAAGTGCTCAGGTGCTTTTTGGTTACGAAAACAGTGCGAAATACATAGAGGTCCAGCTTAGTGACGCAGAAAAATCTTCTGCTATTTTGGCGCCCATCAAAGAGAAGACGCGCATGAGAGTGGAAGACTGGAAAACGCAGCAGGGGCACTATTTATATGCGCTGCAGTTAGAGCGCGATGCCATGTTTTTTATTCTAGTGCTAATAATTGTTGTCGCAGCCTTTAACATAATTTCCTGTGTTACCTTGTTAGTGCAAGAGAAAATAAGGTCAGTCGCTATGTTGCGCACTATGGGGCTCAGTAAATTTGCGGTGATACGAGTTTTTTGCATCAGTGGTATGTGTATAGGGGTCATTGGGACTGCAATAGGATGTTGTATGGGGGTGTTATTTTCTGTAAATATAGAGCGCATTAGCGACTTTTTGGCTACTTTTGATAAAGGGGCTTTTTTCGCATCCATTGCGTATTGCCTGGAGGGAATATCAACGGAAATGATCTTTTTAGATGTCATAAAAGCGGCTGCTTTGGCGCTGGGAGTCACGTTGGTATCCACTCTTCCTCCTGCTATTATGGCCGCGCGGAAGCATCCTGTGGATATTCTGAAATATGAGTAA
- a CDS encoding heme lyase CcmF/NrfE family subunit — translation MSNNVDGYSSFLIVAGVLSFFYPVIARRFHAVGSAFTFAVSALHSLSLLLLLYIRLIDDFSFENVYQNSHTLQPILYKIVGLWGNYEGSLLLYTWLLSVAAVMLQLFLPGNHLRFNALSVQHLLVGAFVVFQVVFANPFLRTFTVDDDGLGFNPLLQDIGLSIHPPILFSGYVGFSPVLAITLAAIRTNLSPAVWAHLIRGWALAAWTLLTLGIALGGWWAYRVLGWGGFWSWDPVENVVLLPWLLGTALVHMLPIVRKSNIYCNFTFFLAISTFASSLYSIFFVRSGFLISVHTFANDASRGVALLCLVSTIMISCCAAFVMNCKARNESCTFNLVSRMTLFIVHVILTLVAFFIILLGTVYPIVLEALTNVTIAVGAPYYNSLFSIILVLLLLAMVVLPCLSYDGKQPLMLSFKVTTVGAIVCLPLAIYQGLVGLLLWLAGYLFFSIIEDFLVKLPHAWTRATFLATFRPGRCAMLSAHLGVAVAVVGIVYSGTAQLDKTAHMKQGDTISLQGYTATLSDVSLLKKEYYESLVGEFDIKRTGQNKTICKLKPENRFYYVEGTHNIVSSTCHNIMSDLYVVVGTPNVTHGLPVQLRYKPLINLVWGGFALLSVGGVFGTINAVLKMRSLKGKSTL, via the coding sequence ATGTCCAACAACGTGGATGGATATAGCTCGTTTTTGATAGTAGCGGGTGTACTCTCCTTCTTTTATCCGGTAATTGCACGCAGATTTCACGCAGTGGGAAGCGCTTTTACCTTCGCTGTTAGCGCTCTTCATAGCCTATCGCTGCTGTTACTACTATATATCAGGCTCATTGATGATTTCTCTTTTGAAAACGTATATCAAAACTCGCATACTCTCCAACCCATTCTATATAAAATAGTTGGACTCTGGGGAAATTACGAAGGCTCGCTACTTTTGTATACGTGGTTATTGAGTGTAGCCGCGGTAATGCTACAACTTTTCCTTCCTGGCAACCATTTACGGTTTAACGCATTGTCGGTGCAACACCTACTTGTGGGAGCGTTTGTGGTTTTTCAAGTGGTTTTTGCCAACCCTTTCTTGCGTACATTTACCGTGGATGATGACGGGCTGGGGTTTAACCCTCTTCTACAAGATATTGGACTGTCCATCCACCCTCCAATACTGTTCAGCGGATATGTTGGGTTTAGCCCAGTATTGGCGATAACACTGGCTGCAATTCGCACAAATCTTTCGCCTGCAGTATGGGCACATCTAATTCGTGGCTGGGCACTAGCTGCCTGGACCCTTCTAACCCTTGGCATTGCCCTGGGGGGCTGGTGGGCATATCGAGTCTTGGGTTGGGGAGGCTTTTGGTCTTGGGATCCAGTTGAAAATGTTGTGTTACTACCGTGGCTTCTGGGAACAGCCTTGGTGCACATGTTACCTATCGTCAGAAAGAGCAACATATACTGCAATTTTACCTTCTTTCTGGCTATTTCAACATTTGCCAGTAGCTTGTACAGCATATTTTTTGTAAGATCCGGGTTTCTCATTTCGGTACACACATTTGCGAATGATGCAAGCCGAGGTGTCGCGCTGTTGTGTCTGGTAAGTACGATCATGATAAGCTGCTGTGCAGCTTTTGTAATGAATTGTAAAGCACGGAATGAAAGCTGTACCTTTAACCTGGTTTCGCGGATGACGCTGTTTATTGTCCATGTCATCTTAACGCTTGTCGCATTTTTTATAATACTTCTGGGCACTGTTTATCCCATCGTGTTAGAGGCGCTAACCAACGTCACCATAGCCGTAGGTGCTCCATATTACAACAGTCTCTTCAGTATAATACTGGTGCTTTTGCTGTTAGCGATGGTGGTCCTGCCATGCCTCAGCTACGATGGAAAACAACCTTTAATGCTTTCCTTCAAGGTCACCACCGTGGGCGCAATAGTATGTTTGCCGCTAGCGATATATCAGGGTCTTGTTGGCTTGCTTCTGTGGCTGGCAGGGTATCTGTTTTTCTCTATAATCGAAGACTTTTTGGTAAAGTTGCCCCACGCTTGGACAAGAGCCACATTTCTGGCAACCTTTCGTCCCGGCCGTTGCGCAATGCTGTCAGCTCATTTGGGAGTTGCTGTAGCTGTTGTGGGGATAGTTTATTCAGGTACAGCGCAATTAGATAAAACCGCTCACATGAAACAAGGCGACACAATTTCCCTACAGGGGTATACCGCTACTCTGAGCGATGTGTCTCTATTAAAAAAGGAATATTATGAGTCCCTCGTGGGAGAATTTGACATCAAGCGCACCGGACAGAATAAGACAATATGCAAACTTAAGCCGGAGAACCGTTTCTACTATGTTGAAGGCACTCATAACATTGTGAGTAGCACTTGCCACAATATAATGTCAGATCTGTATGTGGTAGTTGGCACTCCTAATGTAACCCATGGTCTACCGGTGCAGTTGCGCTACAAACCATTGATCAATCTGGTATGGGGCGGCTTTGCGTTGCTTTCTGTTGGAGGAGTTTTTGGCACTATTAATGCCGTATTGAAAATGCGCTCACTAAAGGGTAAAAGTACTTTGTGA
- a CDS encoding YgfZ/GcvT domain-containing protein, which translates to MFKLSTRCVIKVSGCDAAPFLHNITTNDVNSMVPPTAIYNCILNSRGRFLYEFFLVKLDEYFLIDCACTEREDLIAFLRLYRVQLKVKVLKADQYVVAVDVGQNTNVNAPVSAEIGENGTVSFADPRCAELGMRHIIPINSPALDKISREQDSRVYDEIRIRNTIPSPEDMVKGESFPLHFGLDRVNAICHRKGCYIGQETVARMHIIGAKKKLYTLWAVASPDWPPFSTEVYAGEMLVGKLLTTAGPYGLSLLDVSKVQDHPGSLRVGNLPVTVTGTVVD; encoded by the coding sequence ATGTTTAAGCTGAGTACCCGCTGTGTAATCAAGGTTAGTGGCTGCGATGCTGCTCCTTTCCTGCACAATATCACGACAAATGACGTAAATTCAATGGTCCCACCTACCGCGATTTACAATTGCATTTTGAATTCAAGAGGGAGGTTCCTTTACGAATTCTTCCTGGTAAAATTGGATGAGTATTTCCTTATAGATTGTGCGTGTACGGAACGGGAAGATCTAATCGCATTTCTGCGTCTATATCGTGTGCAATTGAAAGTAAAGGTCCTCAAAGCTGACCAGTACGTTGTCGCAGTAGACGTTGGCCAGAACACTAACGTAAACGCACCTGTGTCGGCTGAAATTGGTGAAAATGGTACGGTGAGTTTTGCTGACCCGCGCTGTGCGGAGCTTGGAATGCGCCATATCATTCCAATAAACAGCCCGGCACTTGATAAGATTTCTAGGGAACAAGATTCTAGAGTATACGATGAGATTAGAATTAGGAATACTATTCCCTCGCCTGAGGATATGGTAAAGGGGGAATCTTTTCCGCTACATTTCGGGTTAGACAGAGTGAACGCTATTTGTCATAGAAAGGGGTGCTACATAGGCCAAGAGACCGTGGCACGTATGCACATAATCGGCGCTAAAAAGAAGCTATACACGTTGTGGGCAGTGGCTTCACCAGATTGGCCGCCCTTCAGCACCGAAGTGTATGCTGGCGAGATGCTGGTAGGTAAGCTATTAACCACCGCCGGCCCTTATGGCTTATCCTTATTAGATGTAAGTAAGGTGCAAGACCACCCCGGGTCATTAAGAGTGGGCAATTTGCCAGTAACGGTAACGGGCACAGTTGTCGACTAA
- a CDS encoding P44/Msp2 family outer membrane protein translates to MQFESNTDWAMEGSVGYKKNGARIEVELGYEKFEARGIGPGGKYARTETVHLLAKELAHDVVSGKTERLGHALAATSPHDIVAFAQAVGRTSPSIDPKVCNKKVAVDDSLDYTVPGGSGGRSIPRIRAEPWSCVDYVDFPAEETGSTAQRVSSLASDSTLSRRFANLRGANTLREDTPGTCRKLWTMNGQAIYPAPNCASVTVESRALLGESSHRGTPTDGKLGAHVWYTNKQTNRGWPGTAEGKINT, encoded by the coding sequence ATCCAGTTTGAAAGCAACACTGACTGGGCGATGGAAGGCAGTGTTGGTTATAAGAAAAATGGCGCACGGATAGAAGTTGAATTAGGCTATGAAAAATTTGAAGCTAGAGGAATAGGCCCTGGTGGAAAGTATGCGAGAACGGAAACAGTACACCTTTTGGCGAAAGAGCTAGCGCATGATGTGGTAAGTGGCAAGACCGAACGTCTCGGGCATGCCTTAGCGGCAACTTCACCACATGATATTGTTGCGTTTGCCCAGGCCGTAGGACGGACGAGCCCATCAATTGACCCCAAGGTTTGTAATAAGAAGGTTGCGGTGGATGATAGTTTGGACTACACCGTGCCAGGCGGGAGCGGTGGGCGTAGCATACCGAGGATAAGAGCGGAGCCGTGGAGTTGCGTAGATTATGTTGACTTTCCTGCGGAGGAAACGGGAAGTACCGCGCAAAGAGTGAGTTCGCTGGCGAGTGACAGCACGTTGAGTCGGAGGTTTGCAAACTTGAGAGGGGCGAATACGTTGCGAGAAGACACGCCTGGGACATGTAGGAAGCTGTGGACAATGAACGGCCAAGCAATATATCCGGCCCCAAACTGCGCCAGTGTTACAGTCGAAAGCCGGGCGCTGTTGGGGGAAAGCAGTCACCGAGGAACTCCGACAGACGGGAAGCTTGGGGCACACGTGTGGTACACCAACAAGCAAACCAACCGGGGCTGGCCGGGGACAGCGGAAGGGAAGATAAACAC
- a CDS encoding P44/Msp2 family outer membrane protein yields the protein MELMTKITGLGGAAAKVVLCVMVCAPPQAFSCDGDNVKANRFYVSGSYRSSFPSFSNLDVAESKTYVPDVMTVTKMSMRGDATADINDRLAFAPYRPAYYENDYFGFSGSAGVLVGSWRIELEGTRNTFPVRGGEGSVREDNASYTALVRGEEITASNYIVVRNKKIGIETVALNVCYDIKANTDPVISYMCFGVSGNSLNLLETKKLVHGYQGKIGVGVHVTPNVVMFLGGYYHTLHGSNYEGMKVIVPEHAALYPKATSAQAKMSIAYLGGEVGLRYAF from the coding sequence ATGGAATTAATGACGAAGATTACTGGGCTGGGCGGAGCCGCAGCTAAGGTTGTTCTGTGTGTTATGGTTTGTGCTCCTCCGCAGGCTTTCTCTTGTGATGGGGACAATGTAAAGGCAAATCGTTTTTACGTAAGCGGAAGTTATAGGAGTAGTTTTCCAAGCTTTAGCAACCTTGATGTTGCAGAAAGTAAAACATACGTTCCTGATGTGATGACAGTAACAAAAATGAGCATGAGAGGGGACGCTACTGCTGATATCAACGACAGATTGGCGTTTGCCCCATACCGTCCTGCGTACTATGAAAATGACTATTTTGGCTTTTCCGGCAGTGCGGGTGTTCTCGTAGGTTCTTGGAGGATAGAACTTGAGGGAACGAGGAATACTTTCCCGGTCCGAGGCGGTGAAGGCTCTGTGCGCGAGGATAATGCATCTTATACAGCGCTGGTAAGAGGTGAGGAGATCACTGCTTCTAACTATATCGTAGTGAGAAATAAAAAAATCGGTATCGAAACGGTGGCCCTTAATGTTTGTTATGACATCAAAGCAAATACTGACCCTGTAATTTCGTACATGTGTTTTGGGGTGAGTGGAAATTCCCTGAATTTACTTGAGACCAAAAAGCTAGTGCATGGGTATCAAGGAAAAATAGGTGTTGGCGTGCACGTCACTCCCAATGTAGTAATGTTTTTGGGCGGTTATTACCATACATTGCATGGTAGCAACTATGAAGGAATGAAAGTAATTGTTCCTGAGCATGCTGCGTTGTATCCCAAGGCAACTTCAGCCCAGGCTAAAATGAGTATTGCATATCTTGGCGGAGAAGTTGGCCTCAGATACGCTTTCTAG